A single window of Drosophila suzukii chromosome 3, CBGP_Dsuzu_IsoJpt1.0, whole genome shotgun sequence DNA harbors:
- the axed gene encoding uncharacterized protein axed isoform X1, giving the protein MVLPFGLGPDGHHVDAIQSAPAPSAPPAHMMPPAYSRGQTNIYTGVPIIVNPYIDFIVVNGDDRYMIRCERKSVLERSVELAKLIHAGPNSGRKSDNHFQILNVDKDDFELIVRYMEKHFIPYRDHKHLLKILELSDRFNVPDLIIYCIRELDLRISCATALDIFKALWFYQGIALTNQHQTVITTQETGQQLAKKKATKAKAAAKQLAAAKAAQATENGAEGDVAQVNLIPNPNPFTTEDYGVALLHNTLQLIDMHAEFQLSMPEISDLRFEELETLAKRDTLQLRSEVTLFECLATWSLAECARKHIDATPENRRTVLGPLCLTPRYLRMTASEFRRCCDRLELLPPTEISLITDALEGKKLKNLTDQQAELMEKFRQPRAEYARMPVHLSDRSSPKNYPKKMRLAHEGRPTEEGCWEKVGMNCLRIFVCIFD; this is encoded by the exons ATGGTGCTACCGTTCGGACTTGGGCCTGATGGCCACCATGTGGACGCCATACAGAGTGCTCCGGCGCCGAGTGCCCCGCCCGCCCACATGATGCCACCCGCCTACTCACGGGGTCAGACCAACATCTACACAGGCGTGCCCATCATCGTGAATCCTTACATAGACTTCATCGTCGTCAACGGGGATGATCGGTACATGATCAGGTGCGAAAGGAAATCGGTGCTGGAGCGGAGCGTGGAGCTGGCCAAGCTGATCCACGCCGGTCCGAACAGCGGACGGAAAAGCGACAACCACTTCCAGATACTCAACGTGGACAAGGACGACTTCGAGCTGATCGTCCGCTACATGGAGAAGCACTTCATCCCCTATCGCGACCACAAGCACCTGCTCAAGATACTCGAGCTATCCGATCGCTTCAACGTTCCAGATCTG ATCATCTACTGCATTCGCGAACTCGATCTCAGAATCTCGTGTGCCACCGCACTGGACATCTTCAAGGCGCTGTGGTTCTACCAGGGCATCGCGCTGACCAACCAGCACCAGACAGTGATCACCACCCAGGAGACGGGTCAGCAgctggccaagaagaaggCGACCAAGGCGAAGGCGGCGGCCAAGCAGTTAGCGGCTGCCAAGGCCGCCCAGGCCACCGAGAACGGAGCGGAGGGCGACGTAGCCCAGGTGAACCTCATTCCCAACCCGAATCCCTTTACCACCGAGGACTACGGCGTTGCCCTGCTGCACAACACGCTCCAGCTGATCGATATGCATGCGGAGTTCCAGCTCTCGATGCCGGAGATTAGTGATCTGCGGTTCGAGGAACTGGAGACGCTGGCCAAAAGGGATACGCTGCAGCTGAGGTCGGAGGTCACCCTGTTCGAGTGTCTGGCCACGTGGAGTCTGGCGGAGTGTGCCCGCAAGCACATCGATGCCACTCCGGAGAACCGGAGAACAGTTCTGGGTCCCCTGTGCCTCACGCCCCGTTATTTGCGAATGACCGCCAGCGAATTCCGACGATGCTGCGATCGCCTCGAGCTACTGCCACCCACTGAGATATCACTCATCACCGACGCCCTCGAGG GCAAAAAGCTAAAGAACCTCACCGATCAGCAGGCGGAACTAATGGAGAAGTTCCGACAGCCCCGCGCCGAATACGCCCGGATGCCCGTGCACCTGAGCGACCGGAGCAGTCCGAAGAACTATCCCAAGAAGATGCGGCTGGCCCACGAGGGTCGGCCCACGGAGGAGGGTTGCTGGGAGAAGGTGGGCATGAACTGTCTGCGCATCTTCGTCTGCATATTCGACTGA
- the axed gene encoding uncharacterized protein axed isoform X2 produces the protein MAQYGGNASPGNLFSNKITAFHDRDSLEPRPGNKYRQRPIDVSLEEQLVKEKRVTKFPLVGALVHKALRRREREKEKDIPDPGNNQQDNNNNEDWEPDRMVLPFGLGPDGHHVDAIQSAPAPSAPPAHMMPPAYSRGQTNIYTGVPIIVNPYIDFIVVNGDDRYMIRCERKSVLERSVELAKLIHAGPNSGRKSDNHFQILNVDKDDFELIVRYMEKHFIPYRDHKHLLKILELSDRFNVPDLIIYCIRELDLRISCATALDIFKALWFYQGIALTNQHQTVITTQETGQQLAKKKATKAKAAAKQLAAAKAAQATENGAEGDVAQVNLIPNPNPFTTEDYGVALLHNTLQLIDMHAEFQLSMPEISDLRFEELETLAKRDTLQLRSEVTLFECLATWSLAECARKHIDATPENRRTVLGPLCLTPRYLRMTASEFRRCCDRLELLPPTEISLITDALEGKKLKNLTDQQAELMEKFRQPRAEYARMPVHLSDRSSPKNYPKKMRLAHEGRPTEEGCWEKVGMNCLRIFVCIFD, from the exons ATGGCTCAGTACGGTGGCAACGCCAGCCCGGGAAATTTG TTCTCCAACAAAATCACTGCCTTTCACGACAGGGACAGCCTAGAGCCTCGTCCTGGGAACAAATACCGCCAGCGACCCATCGACGTAAGTTTGGAGGAGCAGCTGGTCAAGGAGAAGCGTGTCACCAAATTCCCGCTAGTGGGCGCCCTTGTCCACAAGGCACTGCGGCGTCGGGAGAGGGAAAAGGAGAAGGATATCCCAGATCCGGGGAACAACCAAcaagacaacaacaacaacgaggATTGGGAGCCGGACAGGATGGTGCTACCGTTCGGACTTGGGCCTGATGGCCACCATGTGGACGCCATACAGAGTGCTCCGGCGCCGAGTGCCCCGCCCGCCCACATGATGCCACCCGCCTACTCACGGGGTCAGACCAACATCTACACAGGCGTGCCCATCATCGTGAATCCTTACATAGACTTCATCGTCGTCAACGGGGATGATCGGTACATGATCAGGTGCGAAAGGAAATCGGTGCTGGAGCGGAGCGTGGAGCTGGCCAAGCTGATCCACGCCGGTCCGAACAGCGGACGGAAAAGCGACAACCACTTCCAGATACTCAACGTGGACAAGGACGACTTCGAGCTGATCGTCCGCTACATGGAGAAGCACTTCATCCCCTATCGCGACCACAAGCACCTGCTCAAGATACTCGAGCTATCCGATCGCTTCAACGTTCCAGATCTG ATCATCTACTGCATTCGCGAACTCGATCTCAGAATCTCGTGTGCCACCGCACTGGACATCTTCAAGGCGCTGTGGTTCTACCAGGGCATCGCGCTGACCAACCAGCACCAGACAGTGATCACCACCCAGGAGACGGGTCAGCAgctggccaagaagaaggCGACCAAGGCGAAGGCGGCGGCCAAGCAGTTAGCGGCTGCCAAGGCCGCCCAGGCCACCGAGAACGGAGCGGAGGGCGACGTAGCCCAGGTGAACCTCATTCCCAACCCGAATCCCTTTACCACCGAGGACTACGGCGTTGCCCTGCTGCACAACACGCTCCAGCTGATCGATATGCATGCGGAGTTCCAGCTCTCGATGCCGGAGATTAGTGATCTGCGGTTCGAGGAACTGGAGACGCTGGCCAAAAGGGATACGCTGCAGCTGAGGTCGGAGGTCACCCTGTTCGAGTGTCTGGCCACGTGGAGTCTGGCGGAGTGTGCCCGCAAGCACATCGATGCCACTCCGGAGAACCGGAGAACAGTTCTGGGTCCCCTGTGCCTCACGCCCCGTTATTTGCGAATGACCGCCAGCGAATTCCGACGATGCTGCGATCGCCTCGAGCTACTGCCACCCACTGAGATATCACTCATCACCGACGCCCTCGAGG GCAAAAAGCTAAAGAACCTCACCGATCAGCAGGCGGAACTAATGGAGAAGTTCCGACAGCCCCGCGCCGAATACGCCCGGATGCCCGTGCACCTGAGCGACCGGAGCAGTCCGAAGAACTATCCCAAGAAGATGCGGCTGGCCCACGAGGGTCGGCCCACGGAGGAGGGTTGCTGGGAGAAGGTGGGCATGAACTGTCTGCGCATCTTCGTCTGCATATTCGACTGA
- the Rexo5 gene encoding RNA exonuclease 5, with protein MMWTRTRLALRSIARSQSLNGKRTKMKEQLSAKQHERNEKKKKKLAALANLMELNDRDRLHEAELAKKRDAEEAEAEEKSAAKAEDEDDGFIKVGSKRKARNRHTVRSNGEQETESVGAPETGANADEPVAKKTRNYEAGGDSLPQEICSLTEEQYKQLSAELKRRKRQIEDVPGLRLREMGQRASLETPQHARTPIFLADIQHLLMSALIGQKSPCRPDRWCSVEKWLSLSHSVVVILEGLSLYHYLTNESQFKATNKIFNTKLEMLLPPRDDGQILDEIAKIPLTNVQARQLIDEHGSLESAVELNKDPTLFVKTIFPIESKETVPDDLHKDDKFPRTKLLLSALQMVDEGYPIPMQGDLHSRFKEFRFTKKSYAPVTNRSPMFGVDCEMCHTVAGMNELTRISIVNERYETVYETLVMPNNRITDYLTQYSGITEDIMKKVTKNLKEVQKEVSDLLPPDAILVGQSLNSDLNAMRMMHPYVIDTSVCFNISGVRRRKSKLKQLAKTFLKEIIQENDFGHDSIEDSRATLKLVKMKLANSIEFGDEILTQQKRLQQLANACSGDTISNNLFAHVAKRDKRTAIVTVGDLQPHLKNVIQKAGEAAPQDHSVAVRVHEVSTSKEAVRKVTEVALENALTIANIRVPEQDFVLESAERNVAKLDKTIERLWNSVAHNGLFLVLMGGATDCSKGLAKIAIKRLNGSEQTSAPIGS; from the exons ATGATGTGGACCAGAACGAGACTCGCCCTGCGCAGCATTGCTAGATCACAAAG CTTGAACGGTAAGCGCACCAAGATGAAGGAGCAGCTATCGGCGAAGCAGCACGAGCGGAAcgagaagaagaagaagaagctgGCGGCGCTGGCAAATCTGATGGAGCTCAACGACCGCGATCGCCTCCACGAGGCGGAGTTGGCCAAGAAGCGGGATGCGGAGGAGGCTGAAGCGGAGGAGAAGTCAGCTGCGAAGGCGGAGGACGAGGACGACGGCTTCATCAAAGTGGGCAGCAAGCGGAAAGCCCGCAACCGTCACACAGTCCGCAGCAATGGCGAGCAGGAAACGGAATCCGTAGGAGCACCAGAGACGGGAGCCAATGCCGACGAGCCGGTGGCCAAGAAAACCCGCAACTACGAGGCCGGAGGTGACAGCCTGCCCCAAGAGATCTGCTCCCTGACCGAGGAGCAGTACAAGCAGCTGTCGGCGGAGTTAAAGCGCCGCAAGAGGCAAATCGAAGATGTTCCTGGCCTGAGGCTTCGGGAGATGGGCCAGCGCGCCTCCCTGGAGACACCACAACACGCGCGCACGCCCATCTTCCTCGCCGATATCCAGCACCTACTGATGTCCGCACTCATTGGCCAGAAGAGTCCCTGCCGACCGGATCGGTGGTGCAGCGTGGAGAAGTGGCTCAGCCTGTCGCACAGCGTGGTGGTCATACTGGAGGGACTATCGCTCTACCACTACCTCACCAACGAGAGCCAGTTCAAGGCTACCAATAAGATATTTAACACCAAGCTGGAAATGCTGCTCCCGCCGCGTGACGATGGTCAGATCCTCGACGAGATAGCCAAG ATACCCCTCACAAATGTCCAGGCTCGCCAGCTTATAGACGAGCACGGTTCCCTGGAGTCCGCTGTGGAGCTCAACAAAGATCCCACCCTGTTCGTAAAGACCATCTTCCCGATTGAAAGCAAAGAAACGGTGCCGGATGACCTGCATAAGGATGACAAGTTCCCGCGCACCAAACTCTTGCTTTCCGCCCTGCAAATGGTCGATGAGGGCTATCCGATTCCAATGCAGGGCGATCTGCACAGTCGCTTTAAGGAATTTAGGTTCACCAAGAAATCGTATGCGCCGGTGACCAATCGAAGTCCCATGTTTGGCGTGGATTGTGAGATGTGTCATACGGTGGCAGGCATGAATGAGCTTACCCGAATTTCCATTGTCAACGAACGCTACGAGACCGTGTACGAAACGCTGGTGATGCCTAACAACCGGATCACCGACTATCTAACCCAGTACTCCGGCATCACTGAAGATATCATGAAAAAGGTGACCAAGAATCTAAAGGAAGTGCAGAAAGAGGTGTCCGACTTACTGCCCCCGGATGCCATCCTGGTGGGGCAGTCCTTGAACTCGGATCTTAACGCCATGCGAATGATGCACCCGTATGTTATAGACACCAGCGTGTGCTTTAATATTAGCGGCGTGCGACGGCGCAAGAGCAAACTGAAGCAACTGGCCAAGACCTTCCTGAAGGAAATAATCCAGGAAAACGATTTTGGCCACGATTCCATTGAGGATTCGCGAGCAACGCTCAAGCTTGTCAAGATGAAGCTGGCCAACAGCATAGAGTTTGGCGATGAGATTCTCACCCAGCAGAAGCGATTGCAGCAATTGGCGAACGCCTGCAGCGGCGACACCATTAGCAATAACCTATTCGCCCATGTGGCCAAGCGGGATAAGAGGACGGCCATTGTCACGGTCGGCGATTTGCAGCCCCATCTCAAGAATGTCATCCAAAAGGCAGGAGAGGCAGCTCCCCAGGATCACAGCGTGGCGGTGCGTGTCCACGAGGTTTCCACGTCCAAGGAAGCCGTTCGTAAGGTCACGGAAGTTGCATTGGAAAATGCCTTGACCATTGCTAATATTCGCGTGCCAGAGCAGGACTTTGTGTTGGAAAGCGCGGAGCGGAATGTCGCCAAACTAGATAAAACCATCGAGCGCCTTTGGAATTCGGTTGCGCACAACGGACTCTTCCTTGTTCTCATGGGCGGAGCCACGGATTGCTCCAAGGGCTTGGCCAAGATAGCTATTAAGCGCCTAAACGGATCGGAACAGACTAGCGCGCCCATCGGCAGTTAG
- the zpg gene encoding innexin inx4, with protein sequence MYTAVKPLSKYLQFKSVHIYDAIFTLHSKVTVALLLACTFLLSSKQYFGDPIQCLGNKDMDFVHAFCWIYGAYVHGNTSLEPLKNGAAQCRPDTMGTVPMEKRRYIIYYQWVVLVLLLESFVFYLPAFLWKIWEGGRLKHLCDDFHKMAVCKDKSRTHLRVLVKYFSSDYKETHFRYFASYVFCEILNLSVSIVNFILLDLFFGGFWARYWHALVALTDGDFNNWNSITMQVFPKCAKCEVYKGGPSGSPTIYDHLCLLPLNILNEKIFAFLWMWFILVAALVSLKFVYRLATALYPGMRLQLLRARARFMPKLHLQVALRNCSFGDWFVLMRVGNNISPEMFRKLLEELYEEQSLTKKIPPGADEI encoded by the exons ATGTACACAGCAGTTAAGCCGCTCTCCAAATATCTGCAGTTCAAGTCGGTGCACATCTACGATGCCATTTTCACGCTGCACTCGAAGGTCACGGTGGCTTTGCTGTTGGCCTGCACTTTTCTACTTTCCTCGAAACAATATTTCGGGGATCCCATCCAGTGTTTGGGAAACAAGGACATGGACTTTGTGCACGCCTTCTGTTGGATTTACGGGGCCTATGTACACGGCAATACATCCCTGGAGCCTCTTAAAAATGGAGCAGCGCAGTGCCGACCAG ATACCATGGGTACTGTTCCCATGGAGAAGCGCCGCTACATCATCTACTATCAGTGGGTGGTTCTGGTCCTGCTCCTCGAGTCCTTTGTGTTCTATTTGCCCGCCTTCCTCTGGAAGATTTGGGAGGGCGGTCGTCTAAAGCACCTTTGCGATGACTTCCACAAGATGGCCGTTTGCAAGGACAAGAGCAGGACCCATCTCCGCGTGCTGGTCAAGTACTTCTCCAGCGACTACAAGGAGACCCACTTCCGCTACTTTGCCAGCTACGTCTTTTGCGAGATCCTCAATCTGAGCGTCAGT ATTGTAAACTTCATTCTCCTGGACctattttttggcggtttctGGGCGCGCTACTGGCATGCCTTAGTGGCCCTAACTGATGGCGACTTTAACAATTGGAACAGTATCACGATGCAGGTCTTCCCCAAGTGTGCCAAGTGCGAAGTGTACAAGGGCGGCCCCAGTGGATCTCCCACCATATACGACCACCTGTGCCTGCTGCCCCTAAATATTCTGAACGAGAAGATATTTGCCTTTTTGTGGATGTGGTTCATTCTGGTGGCTGCACTGGTTTCCCTGAAGTTTGTGTACCGCCTGGCCACCGCTTTATACCCCGGAATGCGTTTGCAGTTGCTGCGTGCCAGGGCTCGTTTTATGCCAAAGTTGCACCTGCAAGTCGCTTTGCGCAACTGCAGTTTTGGCGATTGGTTCGTGCTTATGCGCGTGGGCAACAACATCAGCCCGGAGATGTTCCGCAAGTTGCTGGAGGAGCTGTACGAGGAACAGTCCCTAACGAAGAAAATCCCGCCAGGAGCGGACGAAATCTAA